From Lampris incognitus isolate fLamInc1 chromosome 13, fLamInc1.hap2, whole genome shotgun sequence, one genomic window encodes:
- the LOC130123085 gene encoding uncharacterized protein LOC130123085: protein MATHLFSILLILLSLTGIDNIITVTEVSVKAGSSISIPCLYDQRYRNHKKYLCKGYYWNTCSYEIKTNQRNSKMYSISDNMTQLLFSVTIQVIAQDTGDYWCAVEIDGAKDVGAYFHLSVSKDLPKLYVNNQTVKGSGDVKVTCNHSDRIGAGMRWCRLGGPCVTKSGSIGGAAVTVNPVKNAFVVIMKNLTKKNSGWYWCERGGLQMPVNLFVHEKSTTIPTNDILTSDERQQSRLTHWEVLIIILSVLVFAVLMSLLLWRTFLKRQKPGKEKSDKTVRSNSQNEGDLVYSTVVPKQKGSVQKNQESDDSATCTTAVIKQKAQQKVCKESESVIYSSVGHLQIDS, encoded by the exons ATGGCTACTCATCTCTTCAGCATTCTTCTGATTCTCTTATCTCTCACAG GTATAGACAACATAATAACAGTGACAGAGGTATCTGTAAAGGCAGGAAGCTCCATCTCTATTCCATGTCTCTATGATCAGCGCTACAGAAACCACAAGAAATacttgtgtaaaggatattattgGAACACTTGCTCTtatgaaataaaaacaaatcaacgAAATTCGAAAATGTATTCTATCTCTGACAACATGACTCAATTGTTGTTCAGTGTAACCATTCAAGTTATAGCACAGGACACTGGTGACTACTGGTGTGCTGTTGAGATCGATGGAGCGAAAGATGTTGGAGCGTACTTCCACCTGTCAGTCTCAAAAG ATTTGCCCAAACTCTATGTCAACAACCAGACAGTAAAGGGCTCTGGAGATGTTAAAGTTACATGTAACCACAGCGACAGAATCGGGGCAGGAATGAGATGGTGCAGACTAGGTGGCCCCTGTGTGACAAAGTCTGGATCAATCGGTGGAGCTGCAGTGACCGTCAATCCGGTGAAAAATGCTTTTGTTGTGATTATGAAGAATTTGACGAAGAAAAACAGTGGCTGGTATTGGTGTGAGAGAGGAGGCTTACAGATGCCAGTGAATTTATTTGTTCATGAAAAGAGCACAACTATTCCCACCAATG ACATATTGACATCTGATGAAAGGCAACAGAG TCGTCTCACCCACTGGGAGGTTCTCATTATTATTCTGAGCGTGTTGGTGTTTGCTGTGCTAATGTCCTTGTTGCTTTGGAGGACATTTTTAAAAAGACAAA AACCCGGAAAAGAAAAATCAGACAAGACAGTG AGGTCAAACTCTCAGAATGAAGGTGACTTGGTGTACAGTACTGTAGTTCCAAAGCAGAAGGGCAGTGTGCAAAAG AATCAGGAATCTGATGATAGTGCTACTTGCACTACAGCTGTCATCAAGCAAAAGGCCCAGCAGAAG GTCTGCAAAGAAAGTGAGAGTGTGATCTACAGCTCAGTGGGGCACCTACAAATAGATTCATAA